One genomic region from Bactrocera tryoni isolate S06 chromosome 3, CSIRO_BtryS06_freeze2, whole genome shotgun sequence encodes:
- the LOC120771688 gene encoding procathepsin L, translating into MRFGPVVWLLPLLFALTAAQFSSLFNAPKNIGSGLSNLVTSGLNFADHDDFLLKTGKSYFDAAEKQLREAQFNANKNLVALTNTAKKGYTLALNKFADITKAEFLNFFCGNSKSARGEAKASVDRQEAKPPTTRVPDAFDWRTKGGVTPVKFQDKCGSCWAFATTGAIEGHIFRSTKKLPNLSEQNLIDCGPVDFGLNGCDGGYQEYAFAFIKEEQKGLQDSASYPYANQKDTCNYNAGNKAAEVKGFAVVKPKDEKTMKEVVATLGPMACSVYAIESLLLYKDGIYADEECNKGEVNHAVLVVGYGSEKGKDYWIVKNSWDSSWGEEGYFRLPRGSNYCGIAEECSYPIV; encoded by the exons atgcGTTTTGGCCCGGTGGTGTGGTTGTTACCCCTCCTTTTCGCTTTAACTGCGGCACAATTTTCGAGTTTATTCAACGCGCCGAAGAATATAGGAAGCGGTCTTAGCAACCTCGTGACAAGCGGCCTGAATTTTGCGGATCATGATGACTTCttg CTAAAAACCGGCAAAAGCTATTTCGATGCTGCTGAGAAGCAACTTCGTGAAGcacaatttaatgcaaataaaaatttggtggCCTTGACCAATACCGCCAAGAAGGGTTATACATTAGCGTTGAACAAGTTTGCCGATATAACTAAAGCAGAATTCTTGAATTTCTTCTGCGGCAACTCCAAATCAGCTAGAGGCGA agCAAAGGCCAGCGTAGATCGTCAGGAAGCCAAACCGCCCACCACCAGAGTGCCGGACGCCTTCGATTGGCGCACTAAGGGCGGTGTCACACCGGTGAAATTCCAGGATAAATGCGGCTCGTGTTGGGCCTTTGCCACCACTGGCGCCATCGAGGGACACATATTCCGTAGCACTAAAAAATTGCCAAATCTTTCCGAACAGAATCTAATCGATTGTGGTCCAGTTGATTTCGGTCTAAACGGTTGTGATGGCGGTTATCAGGAGTATGCGTTCGCCTTTATTAAGGAAGAGCAAAAGGGTTTGCAAGACAGCGCCTCGTATCCATATGCGAATCAGAAGGATACTTGTAATTATAATGCCGGAAATAAGGCAGCCGAAGTAAAAGGTTTCGCTGTGGTCAAACCGAAAGATGAGAAAACAATGAAGGAAGTTGTCGCCACCTTGGGACCGATGGCCTGTTCTGTGTACGCTATAGAATCGTTATTGCTTTACAAGGACGGCATCTATGCCGATGAGGAGTGCAATAAGGGCGAAGTGAATCATGCGGTGTTGGTTGTAGGCTATGGCAGTGAAAAGGGCAAAGACTATTGGATTGTAAAGAACTCATGGGACAGCAGTTGGGGAGAGGAGGGTTACTTTAGATTGCCACGCGGTAGCAATTACTGTGGCATCGCCGAAGAatgcagttatccaattgttTAA
- the LOC120771690 gene encoding U3 small nucleolar ribonucleoprotein protein IMP3, with protein MVRKLKYHEQKLLKKVDFITWKVDNGGKETKILRRYHIRKPADYTKYNKLSREIRTLCEKIANLEKTDSFKSEAGSMLLQKLYDMGLTRNTMDLSVASTVSASSFCRRRLPVVMVKNRLSQNLKNATDLIEQGHIRVGPDMITDPAFLVTRNLEDFVTWVDSSKIKQHVLNYNDERDDFALV; from the exons ATGGTACGAAAACTAAAATACCATGAGCAGAAATTGCTTAAGAAAGTTGACTTCATCACATGGAAAGTAGATAATGGtggaaaagaaacaaaaatcttACGGCGCTATCACATACGCAAGCCAGCCGATTATACCAA ataCAACAAGTTATCGCGTGAGATACgcactttgtgtgaaaaaatTGCCAACTTGGAGAAGACGGATTCTTTCAAATCCGAAGCGGGTTCAATGTTGCTACAGAAGCTCTATGACATGGGCTTAACGCGCAATACTATGGATTTGTCGGTTGCAAGCACTGTGTCGGCGAGTAGTTTTTGTAGACGTCGTTTACCGGTGGTAATGGTGAAAA ATCGTCTATcacaaaatctcaaaaatgCAACAGATCTCATTGAGCAAGGACATATACGTGTGGGCCCTGATATGATTACCGATCCGGCATTTTTAGTAACGCGCAATTTGGAAGACTTCGTCACATGGGTGGATAGCTCCAAGATTAAGCAGCACGTCTTGAATTATAATGATGAACGTGATGACTTCGctttagtttaa